In the genome of Carnobacterium viridans, one region contains:
- the pyrH gene encoding UMP kinase gives MNEPKYKRVVLKLSGEALAGDTGFGIKPPTIKEICKEIKEVKELGVEIAIVVGGGNIWRGQVGSEMGMERAQADYMGMLATVMNALALQDCLENEGVPTRVQTSIEMRQIAEPYIRRKAVRHLEKGRVVIFAGGTGNPYFSTDTTSALRAAEIDADVILMAKNNVDGIYSADPKLDKTATKFEELTHLEIINKGLQVMDTTASSLSMDNNIPLVVFNLNETGNIKRVALGETIGTTVRGK, from the coding sequence ATGAATGAACCAAAGTACAAACGTGTTGTTTTAAAACTAAGCGGTGAAGCCTTAGCTGGTGATACAGGATTTGGAATAAAACCACCAACAATAAAAGAAATTTGTAAAGAAATTAAAGAAGTAAAAGAATTAGGCGTAGAAATTGCCATTGTTGTTGGAGGCGGAAATATTTGGCGCGGTCAAGTTGGTTCTGAAATGGGCATGGAGCGAGCACAAGCAGACTATATGGGAATGCTCGCTACAGTTATGAATGCATTAGCATTGCAAGATTGCCTTGAAAATGAAGGAGTTCCAACTCGTGTTCAAACATCTATCGAAATGCGCCAAATTGCTGAACCGTATATTCGTAGAAAAGCAGTGCGTCATTTAGAAAAGGGACGAGTTGTCATCTTTGCTGGTGGAACTGGAAATCCTTATTTCTCAACAGACACAACATCTGCTTTAAGAGCAGCAGAAATTGATGCTGACGTTATCTTGATGGCTAAAAATAACGTTGACGGTATTTATTCAGCGGATCCAAAATTAGATAAAACAGCTACAAAATTTGAAGAATTAACACATTTGGAAATCATTAATAAAGGTTTACAAGTAATGGATACAACTGCAAGTTCTTTGAGTATGGATAACAACATTCCATTGGTCGTATTTAATTTAAATGAAACTGGAAACATAAAACGTGTTGCATTAGGTGAAACTATTGGAACAACGGTTAGGGGGAAATAA
- a CDS encoding DEAD/DEAH box helicase, which produces MKWSIPERVIEQGRQYVAEKRVLSVNSILDKKIWSAEVMGSDIFHVELDGSTKEDDFCECLYWKNHGYCKHTVAVELELRDRKISRIMTAENAKKVAIDSPNPGQELTESFTRIFLNENRKITASTKQKQSLKLEYKVEVKPMTTALIRTSFDVLALSLKAGIDKMYIIKDLPLFLECFIKKETVELKAGQEINFKDISIKKEDNEILTNLYKQQKSIQLVSGENKDAKSLLSNSRYLILMTALAEETLLDIQDSGNLQFVAANNTYKTMMFVEDKMPFSFDISQKNNTVLLSITSLADSHLKEYDWFVADNIVFQPTLEQMRAYRPLQQFLQRYDSDNITIEPADMPDFTAYVMPLLVKIGNVSIDDQLKDSFVQEPLATSVYFEYQNEAVHATVEFNYKHMILSTDPSKNQLPEEGVQIIRDSEKEMKIINQLIGFDYHRTETNYTKRMVRDDDFYTLFTKEIPTLELDATVYVDDLLDSMFLNQIDPETIIDLQNEGSFLDVRFDIKGITPEEVDDVLKSLVEKKAFHKFDNGTILSLESESFKQVSDVLNELRVTKKFQNGGVQLPSYRGLELNEKFSLDEKTKGTVSKKFKNLIRDLNFPEEFEVDVPKSLKAELRPYQKTGFQWLKMLSQYGFGGILADDMGLGKTIQVITYILSEIEEKGQNDPFLIVAPASLIYNWHFEIEKFAPSVESIVISGTAEERMQLIENVKPNQVLITSYPSFRQDVVHYKKMAFSTLILDESQMVKNHNTKTSQALRDLTIKKRFALSGTPIENKIEELWAIFQLIMPGFFPSIKKFKTLPNEQIAKMIRPFVLRRIKKDVLKELPDKIETNLYSQMTKEQKTVYLAYLQRIQESVNSMNGAEFKKNRIEILAGLTRLRQICCDPKLFIDDYEGSSGKLEQLKETIQTARENGRRILIFSQFTSMLAIIEKELDEQEIETFYLSGQTKPKERIEMVNQFNAGEKDVFLISLKAGGTGLNLTGADMVILYDLWWNPAVEEQAAGRAHRIGQKKVVQVLRLIAEGTIEEKIDQLQQEKKALFDQIITEDGTIQKEGSQLSEDDIREILSIGM; this is translated from the coding sequence ATGAAATGGAGTATACCAGAACGCGTGATTGAGCAAGGAAGACAATACGTTGCCGAAAAACGCGTCCTTTCAGTCAACTCAATATTAGATAAAAAAATATGGTCTGCTGAAGTCATGGGAAGCGATATATTTCATGTTGAATTAGATGGTTCAACAAAGGAAGATGATTTTTGTGAATGTCTTTATTGGAAAAATCACGGCTATTGCAAACATACAGTTGCTGTTGAACTGGAATTGAGAGATAGAAAAATAAGCCGAATAATGACAGCTGAAAATGCAAAAAAAGTCGCTATTGACTCACCCAATCCAGGACAAGAGTTAACGGAGTCTTTTACACGTATATTTTTAAATGAGAATAGAAAAATAACTGCTTCTACTAAACAAAAACAATCATTGAAATTGGAATATAAAGTTGAAGTAAAACCAATGACTACTGCACTTATAAGAACCTCATTTGATGTACTAGCCTTAAGTCTTAAAGCTGGAATAGATAAAATGTATATTATAAAAGATTTGCCATTATTTTTAGAATGCTTTATCAAAAAGGAAACAGTGGAGTTAAAAGCTGGTCAAGAAATAAATTTTAAGGATATTTCGATTAAAAAAGAAGACAATGAGATTTTAACGAATCTATACAAGCAACAGAAATCCATTCAACTGGTTTCTGGAGAAAATAAAGATGCAAAATCACTATTATCAAACAGTCGTTATTTGATATTGATGACTGCTTTAGCAGAAGAAACGCTTTTAGATATACAAGATAGTGGGAATTTACAGTTTGTTGCAGCAAACAACACTTATAAAACGATGATGTTTGTAGAAGATAAAATGCCCTTTTCTTTTGATATCTCCCAAAAGAATAATACGGTACTGTTATCCATTACAAGTCTAGCAGACAGCCATCTTAAAGAATACGATTGGTTTGTTGCGGACAATATTGTGTTCCAGCCAACATTAGAACAGATGCGTGCATATCGTCCATTACAACAGTTTTTACAACGGTACGATAGCGACAATATTACAATAGAACCAGCGGATATGCCAGATTTCACTGCCTATGTTATGCCATTACTTGTGAAAATAGGAAATGTTTCGATTGATGATCAATTGAAAGATTCTTTTGTTCAAGAACCTTTAGCAACATCCGTTTATTTTGAATACCAGAATGAGGCAGTACATGCGACAGTAGAGTTTAATTATAAACACATGATTTTATCTACTGATCCTTCTAAGAATCAATTACCAGAAGAAGGCGTACAAATTATTCGAGACAGTGAAAAAGAAATGAAAATTATCAATCAACTTATTGGATTTGATTACCACCGTACAGAAACAAATTATACGAAACGTATGGTTCGTGATGATGATTTTTATACCTTATTTACAAAGGAAATCCCAACACTTGAATTAGATGCTACTGTTTATGTAGATGATTTATTGGATAGTATGTTTTTGAACCAAATTGATCCTGAAACGATTATCGACTTGCAAAATGAAGGCTCCTTTCTTGACGTTCGTTTTGACATTAAAGGGATTACACCTGAAGAAGTTGATGATGTATTAAAAAGTTTAGTAGAAAAAAAAGCTTTTCACAAATTTGATAATGGAACCATCCTTTCACTAGAATCAGAAAGCTTTAAGCAAGTCAGTGATGTATTGAACGAATTACGCGTCACAAAGAAATTTCAAAATGGTGGGGTCCAACTACCAAGTTATCGTGGCTTAGAATTAAATGAAAAATTCTCGTTGGATGAAAAAACTAAAGGAACCGTATCAAAGAAATTCAAAAATTTGATACGCGATTTAAATTTCCCAGAGGAATTTGAGGTTGACGTTCCCAAGTCTTTAAAAGCAGAATTAAGACCTTATCAAAAAACAGGATTTCAGTGGCTGAAGATGTTGTCTCAATATGGGTTTGGTGGTATCTTAGCGGATGATATGGGACTTGGAAAAACGATTCAAGTCATCACTTATATTTTATCTGAAATTGAGGAAAAGGGACAAAATGATCCTTTCCTTATCGTTGCTCCAGCGTCGTTAATCTATAATTGGCATTTTGAAATCGAAAAATTCGCTCCTTCAGTTGAAAGTATTGTAATCTCTGGTACAGCTGAAGAAAGAATGCAGTTGATTGAAAATGTTAAGCCTAATCAAGTTTTGATCACATCCTATCCTAGTTTTAGGCAAGATGTTGTTCATTACAAGAAAATGGCATTCAGCACACTGATTTTAGACGAATCACAAATGGTGAAAAACCATAACACGAAAACGTCTCAAGCATTAAGAGACCTAACCATTAAAAAACGTTTTGCATTAAGTGGAACACCTATTGAAAATAAAATTGAAGAATTATGGGCTATTTTCCAATTAATTATGCCAGGATTTTTCCCTTCAATCAAAAAGTTCAAAACTCTTCCAAATGAGCAGATTGCTAAAATGATCCGTCCTTTTGTATTAAGACGAATCAAAAAAGATGTGCTGAAAGAGTTACCGGATAAAATTGAAACCAATTTGTACAGTCAAATGACAAAAGAACAAAAAACTGTCTACCTTGCGTATTTACAACGAATCCAAGAAAGTGTAAATAGCATGAATGGAGCAGAGTTTAAAAAGAATCGCATTGAGATTTTGGCAGGATTGACACGTCTAAGACAAATTTGTTGTGATCCTAAATTATTCATTGATGATTACGAAGGCAGTTCTGGAAAATTGGAGCAACTTAAAGAAACGATTCAAACTGCAAGAGAAAATGGAAGACGTATTTTAATCTTTTCTCAATTTACTTCTATGCTGGCCATTATTGAAAAGGAATTAGATGAGCAAGAAATTGAAACATTTTATTTAAGTGGTCAAACAAAACCTAAAGAACGAATTGAAATGGTGAATCAATTTAATGCTGGAGAAAAAGATGTATTCCTTATTTCTCTTAAAGCAGGTGGAACAGGATTGAATCTTACCGGTGCCGATATGGTTATTCTGTATGATCTATGGTGGAACCCAGCAGTTGAAGAACAGGCAGCCGGTCGTGCACATAGAATTGGACAGAAAAAAGTTGTCCAAGTGCTACGTCTAATTGCTGAAGGAACTATTGAGGAGAAAATTGACCAATTACAACAAGAGAAGAAAGCCTTGTTTGATCAAATAATTACAGAAGACGGAACAATTCAAAAAGAAGGAAGTCAGTTAAGTGAAGATGACATTCGTGAAATTTTGAGTATCGGGATGTAG
- a CDS encoding phosphatidate cytidylyltransferase, whose product MKQRIITAIVALILFVPVVYMGSWILEFVVAGLGIIGLFELFRMKGNKLFTIEGIISILALLVLLFPHYVSMFLPEYMNSQVILYLFILLLLVCTVFSKNNFTFDDVAVSVLGIMYIGYGFRFLLLTRHSGLDLLLFVLFVVWATDIGAYLIGRKLGKHKLAPSISPNKTIEGALGGVVMALIVGFIYLTFYPQNYTTGLMLALTVVLSVAGQLGDLVESAFKRYYNVKDSGNLLPGHGGILDRFDSLLFVLPILYFSGLI is encoded by the coding sequence GTGAAACAACGCATTATAACGGCAATTGTTGCTCTTATTCTTTTTGTTCCAGTCGTTTATATGGGTTCTTGGATTCTAGAATTTGTAGTTGCTGGTCTAGGGATAATTGGATTATTTGAACTATTTAGAATGAAGGGCAATAAGCTCTTTACAATTGAAGGCATTATTTCTATTTTGGCATTATTAGTATTATTATTTCCACATTATGTATCCATGTTTTTGCCAGAGTATATGAACTCACAAGTGATTTTGTATCTCTTTATCTTATTGTTATTAGTTTGTACCGTATTTTCAAAAAACAATTTTACATTTGATGACGTTGCGGTTTCAGTTCTAGGAATAATGTACATAGGGTATGGATTTAGATTCTTGTTGTTAACAAGGCATTCAGGGTTAGATTTATTGTTATTTGTTTTATTTGTAGTTTGGGCAACGGATATTGGAGCGTACTTGATTGGTAGAAAATTGGGTAAACACAAACTTGCTCCATCAATCAGCCCTAATAAAACAATTGAAGGTGCTTTAGGCGGAGTAGTTATGGCTTTAATCGTAGGGTTCATTTATTTGACTTTCTATCCACAAAACTACACTACTGGTTTGATGTTAGCTCTAACCGTTGTTCTTTCAGTAGCTGGACAACTTGGAGACTTAGTTGAATCTGCATTTAAGCGGTATTACAACGTAAAAGACTCTGGTAATTTGCTTCCTGGTCATGGCGGTATTTTAGATCGTTTTGACAGCTTGCTTTTTGTGTTGCCAATCCTTTATTTTTCAGGATTGATTTAA
- the rpsB gene encoding 30S ribosomal protein S2, with protein MAVISMKQLLEAGVHFGHQTRRWNPKMKRYIFTERSGIYIIDLQKTVKLADAAYNYMKEVSENGGIALFVGTKKQAQEAIKDEAIRSGQYFVNHRWLGGTLTNWDTIQKRIKRLKAINKMEEDGTFDVLPKKEVGILIKQRDRLEKFLGGIQDMPRIPDVMFVVDPRKERIAIQEAHKLNIPVVAMVDTNCDPDEIDVIIPSNDDAIRAVKLITSKMADAMIEGNQGEDEVVEETFTAEAPEASETASIEEIVEVVEGNNAE; from the coding sequence ATGGCAGTAATTTCAATGAAACAATTGCTTGAAGCAGGAGTTCATTTTGGTCACCAAACACGTCGTTGGAACCCTAAAATGAAACGTTATATCTTTACAGAAAGAAGTGGTATCTACATCATCGACTTACAAAAAACTGTTAAGTTAGCTGATGCAGCATACAACTACATGAAAGAAGTATCTGAAAATGGCGGAATCGCTTTATTCGTTGGTACTAAAAAACAAGCACAAGAAGCTATTAAAGACGAAGCAATTCGTTCTGGACAATACTTTGTAAACCACCGTTGGTTAGGTGGAACATTAACAAACTGGGATACTATACAAAAACGTATCAAACGTTTGAAAGCTATCAACAAAATGGAAGAAGACGGAACTTTTGATGTCCTTCCTAAAAAAGAAGTTGGGATCTTAATCAAACAACGTGACCGTCTTGAAAAATTCCTAGGTGGGATCCAAGATATGCCTAGAATTCCAGATGTAATGTTCGTTGTTGACCCTCGTAAAGAACGTATTGCGATTCAAGAAGCACACAAATTAAACATTCCAGTAGTAGCAATGGTTGATACTAACTGTGATCCAGATGAAATCGATGTTATCATCCCATCAAACGATGACGCTATCCGCGCTGTTAAATTGATTACTTCAAAAATGGCTGATGCTATGATTGAAGGAAACCAAGGTGAAGATGAAGTCGTTGAAGAAACTTTCACAGCTGAAGCACCAGAAGCTTCTGAAACTGCTTCAATTGAAGAAATCGTTGAAGTTGTTGAAGGAAATAACGCTGAATAA
- the tsf gene encoding translation elongation factor Ts has protein sequence MAKVTAQLVKKLRDMTGVGMMDAKKALVAVDGDIDAAVDHLRETGMAKAAKKADRIAAEGLAGVYVNGNVGSITEINSETDFVSKNQQFQKLVKDVTEAIAEGNPETVEAAQSLKAGDGTVETEILAAVTKIGEKIELRRFARVEKTDADAFGAYSHMGGRIAVLVVLEGTTDEDVARDIAMHIAAINPKYVSRDQVSQEEIDHETKILTEQALNEGKPANIVEKMIQGRLNKYLAEISLVDQPFVKDPDLTVGKYIASKGAVVKSFVRFEVGEGIEKREDNFAEEVMNQVNK, from the coding sequence ATGGCAAAAGTAACAGCTCAACTAGTTAAAAAATTACGTGACATGACAGGCGTTGGAATGATGGACGCTAAAAAAGCATTGGTTGCTGTTGATGGAGACATCGACGCTGCAGTTGATCACTTAAGAGAAACAGGTATGGCAAAAGCAGCTAAAAAAGCTGACCGTATCGCTGCTGAAGGATTAGCTGGCGTATACGTTAACGGAAATGTTGGTTCTATTACAGAAATCAACTCTGAAACTGACTTTGTTTCTAAAAATCAACAATTTCAAAAATTAGTTAAAGATGTAACTGAAGCAATTGCTGAAGGAAATCCTGAAACTGTTGAAGCGGCTCAATCTCTTAAAGCAGGAGATGGAACTGTAGAAACTGAAATATTAGCAGCAGTAACTAAAATCGGTGAAAAAATCGAATTACGTCGTTTTGCGCGTGTTGAAAAAACTGATGCAGACGCTTTTGGAGCTTACTCTCACATGGGAGGACGTATTGCTGTATTAGTTGTTCTTGAAGGAACAACTGACGAAGATGTTGCTCGCGATATTGCTATGCATATTGCTGCTATCAATCCTAAATACGTTTCTCGCGACCAAGTTTCTCAAGAAGAAATCGATCACGAAACAAAAATATTGACTGAGCAAGCTTTAAACGAAGGCAAACCAGCTAATATTGTTGAAAAAATGATCCAAGGCCGTTTAAATAAATATTTAGCTGAAATTTCTTTAGTTGACCAACCTTTTGTTAAAGATCCTGATTTAACAGTTGGTAAATATATTGCATCTAAAGGTGCTGTAGTTAAATCATTTGTTCGCTTTGAAGTTGGCGAAGGAATTGAAAAACGTGAAGATAACTTTGCTGAAGAAGTTATGAATCAAGTGAATAAATAA
- a CDS encoding isoprenyl transferase, with amino-acid sequence MSNGELRSGGKLLNWLFKKRNQKEKEITAVSFNADEKIPQHIAIIMDGNGRWAQNKFMPRIAGHKEGMNTVKKVTKRASQMGVKVLSLYAFSTENWKRPDDEVSFLMQLPVDFFDTFVPELMEQNVQVQVMGFIEQLPKHTRNAVEKAIADTKENTGMVLNFALNYGGRSELIEASKAIAEKVKAGEIEVEDITESLFEESLMTHALKDYQNVDFMIRTSGEERISNFMLWQNAYSEFYFSQELWPDFNEQALEQAIGVYQKRHRRFGGL; translated from the coding sequence ATGAGTAATGGTGAATTACGAAGTGGAGGGAAACTCTTGAACTGGTTATTTAAGAAAAGAAATCAAAAAGAAAAAGAAATCACAGCTGTTTCTTTTAATGCTGATGAAAAAATTCCACAACATATTGCTATTATTATGGATGGAAACGGACGCTGGGCTCAAAATAAATTCATGCCTCGAATCGCTGGTCATAAAGAAGGAATGAATACTGTAAAAAAAGTAACCAAAAGAGCAAGTCAAATGGGTGTAAAGGTATTATCGCTTTACGCATTTTCAACTGAAAATTGGAAACGTCCTGATGATGAAGTAAGCTTTTTAATGCAATTACCGGTTGATTTTTTTGACACGTTTGTACCTGAATTAATGGAGCAAAACGTTCAAGTACAAGTTATGGGTTTTATAGAACAACTCCCTAAACATACTCGCAACGCTGTCGAAAAGGCCATAGCAGATACTAAAGAAAATACAGGTATGGTATTAAATTTTGCGCTCAACTATGGAGGACGCAGTGAATTGATTGAAGCTTCTAAAGCTATCGCTGAAAAAGTGAAAGCTGGAGAAATTGAGGTTGAAGATATTACAGAATCTTTATTTGAAGAATCTTTAATGACACATGCGTTAAAGGATTATCAAAATGTTGATTTCATGATTCGCACAAGTGGTGAAGAGCGAATCAGTAATTTTATGCTATGGCAAAATGCATATAGTGAATTTTACTTTTCTCAAGAGCTTTGGCCGGACTTTAATGAACAAGCATTAGAACAAGCTATCGGAGTTTATCAAAAACGACACCGACGTTTTGGGGGATTATAA
- a CDS encoding lysophospholipid acyltransferase family protein: protein MFYRILRGTLRFLLAILNGNAHYENRDKLPTDTSYILVAPHRTWIDPVYLALAASPKPFTFMAKKELFKNPILSWVIRHANAFPVDRANPGPSAIKTPVKILKKGNLSLMIFPTGTRHSNEIKGGAATIAKLSGVPIIPAVYQGPMTLSGLLKRKKVTVRFGDPITIDRTVKLSKENLKAIDEQIQQAFDQLDYEIDPSFKYDYKK from the coding sequence TTGTTTTATAGAATTTTACGCGGCACTTTACGCTTTTTGTTAGCGATTTTAAATGGCAATGCCCATTATGAAAATCGTGACAAACTTCCAACAGATACATCCTATATATTAGTGGCACCCCATAGAACCTGGATTGATCCAGTCTATTTAGCACTAGCTGCTAGCCCTAAACCATTTACATTTATGGCAAAAAAAGAATTGTTCAAAAATCCTATTCTTAGTTGGGTCATCAGACACGCAAATGCATTTCCGGTCGATCGGGCTAATCCTGGTCCAAGTGCTATTAAAACACCTGTAAAAATCCTTAAGAAAGGAAATTTAAGTTTAATGATCTTTCCAACAGGAACAAGACACTCAAATGAAATAAAAGGTGGCGCCGCTACAATTGCTAAACTGAGCGGTGTGCCAATTATTCCAGCAGTTTATCAAGGACCCATGACTTTAAGTGGCCTGTTAAAAAGAAAAAAAGTGACCGTGCGTTTTGGAGACCCAATCACTATAGACCGTACAGTGAAGCTTTCAAAAGAAAATTTAAAGGCAATCGACGAACAAATCCAACAAGCTTTTGACCAATTGGATTATGAAATTGACCCTTCATTTAAATACGACTATAAGAAATAG
- the frr gene encoding ribosome recycling factor: MTNAILETMKEKMVKTEGALQRELGTIRAGRANAGLLDRINVVYYGAPTPLKQLAQISVPEPRVLMVTPFDKTSISDIEKAIMQSDLGISPANDGNVIRLVIPQLTEERRKELAKKVGKEAENAKVSVRNIRREAIDELKKAEKNNEITQDDLRTFEEDIQKITNDSVKNIDGIAADKEKELLDV; the protein is encoded by the coding sequence ATGACAAACGCAATTTTAGAAACAATGAAAGAAAAAATGGTTAAAACAGAAGGTGCTTTACAACGTGAACTAGGAACAATTCGTGCAGGCCGTGCAAATGCAGGACTATTAGACAGAATTAATGTTGTCTATTATGGAGCACCAACACCTTTAAAACAATTGGCTCAAATTTCAGTACCAGAACCTCGTGTGTTAATGGTTACTCCATTTGATAAAACATCTATTTCTGATATTGAAAAAGCAATTATGCAAAGTGATCTTGGAATCAGTCCGGCAAATGACGGAAATGTTATTCGTTTGGTCATTCCGCAATTAACAGAAGAGCGCCGTAAAGAATTAGCAAAAAAAGTGGGTAAAGAAGCTGAAAATGCTAAAGTTTCCGTTCGTAACATTCGTCGTGAAGCAATTGATGAATTGAAAAAAGCAGAAAAAAATAACGAAATTACTCAAGATGATTTACGGACTTTTGAAGAAGACATCCAAAAAATTACAAATGATAGTGTTAAAAATATTGATGGTATCGCTGCAGATAAAGAAAAAGAATTATTAGACGTATAA
- the rseP gene encoding RIP metalloprotease RseP: MITTIITFIIVFSILVIFHEFGHYYFAKKAGILVREFAIGFGPKIFSYRKGETTFTIRILPVGGYVRMAGYEEETEIKPGTPIGLIVNDNNEVTLINNYKKKQLLDAVPMEVSAIDLEKDLYVEGYLAGDETNLVRYPVLRDAMIIEEDGTEVQIAPLDVQFQAASLPKRMMTNFAGPMNNFILAAVAFMVLAFMQGGVVSQENILGTVVPDSPAAEAGLKDGDRIVQIDDEKITSWTEMVEIIRVNPDKELLFHIESADGTEKTVPLTPAANETADGTEVGQIGVENSLDTSFWAKISFGFTETWFWMTQLFTVLGSMFTKGFSIDMFGGPVAIYATTETVVRTGLIGIVNWLAVLSVNLGIVNLLPIPGLDGGKLLLNIVEGVRGKPLSEEKEGMITLVGVALLLLLMVLVTWNDIQTYFFN; encoded by the coding sequence ATGATCACTACCATTATTACCTTTATTATAGTGTTTAGTATTTTAGTTATTTTTCACGAATTTGGACATTATTATTTTGCAAAAAAAGCAGGTATCTTAGTTAGAGAATTTGCTATTGGGTTTGGGCCTAAGATATTTTCTTATCGTAAAGGTGAAACAACGTTTACAATTCGCATCTTACCAGTAGGCGGATATGTTCGCATGGCTGGATACGAAGAAGAAACTGAAATAAAACCAGGTACACCGATTGGCTTAATAGTAAACGATAATAATGAAGTGACATTAATCAATAATTATAAGAAGAAGCAATTATTAGATGCTGTCCCAATGGAAGTAAGTGCTATTGATTTAGAAAAAGACTTATATGTAGAGGGTTACTTAGCCGGAGATGAAACGAACTTGGTCCGTTACCCAGTACTAAGGGATGCTATGATCATAGAAGAAGATGGTACAGAAGTTCAGATTGCACCACTTGACGTTCAGTTTCAAGCTGCTAGTTTGCCAAAAAGAATGATGACAAACTTTGCAGGTCCAATGAACAATTTTATTTTAGCTGCGGTTGCATTTATGGTGCTTGCTTTCATGCAAGGTGGAGTAGTCAGCCAAGAAAATATTTTAGGTACGGTGGTTCCAGATAGCCCGGCAGCAGAAGCTGGCTTAAAAGATGGCGACCGTATTGTTCAGATTGATGATGAAAAGATCACCAGCTGGACTGAAATGGTAGAAATTATACGAGTGAATCCTGATAAGGAATTGCTATTTCATATCGAATCAGCTGATGGAACTGAGAAAACAGTGCCACTAACACCAGCTGCTAATGAAACGGCTGATGGAACCGAAGTTGGTCAAATTGGTGTAGAAAATAGTTTAGATACATCATTTTGGGCGAAAATCAGTTTTGGTTTTACTGAAACGTGGTTTTGGATGACTCAATTGTTTACTGTGCTAGGTTCGATGTTTACAAAAGGGTTCTCAATTGACATGTTTGGTGGCCCGGTTGCTATTTATGCAACGACTGAAACAGTTGTTAGAACAGGATTAATTGGAATAGTCAATTGGCTAGCTGTTTTAAGTGTAAATTTAGGAATCGTGAATTTGTTGCCTATTCCAGGTCTTGATGGTGGGAAACTGCTATTAAACATTGTAGAAGGTGTACGAGGCAAACCATTAAGTGAAGAGAAGGAAGGCATGATCACATTGGTTGGTGTCGCCTTACTGCTGTTACTGATGGTGTTAGTTACATGGAACGATATCCAAACGTATTTTTTTAATTAA